A DNA window from Loxodonta africana isolate mLoxAfr1 chromosome 7, mLoxAfr1.hap2, whole genome shotgun sequence contains the following coding sequences:
- the PSMD13 gene encoding 26S proteasome non-ATPase regulatory subunit 13, translated as MKDVPGFLQQSQSSGPGQAAVWHRLEELYTKKLWHQLTLQVLDFVQDPCFAQGDGLIKLYDNFISEFEHRVNPLSLVEIILHVVRQMTDPNVALTFLEKTREKVKSSDEAVILCKTAIGALKLNIGDLQVTKETIEDVEEMLNNLPGVTSVHSRFYDLSSKYYQTIGNHAAYYKDALRFLGCIDIKDLPVSEQQERAFTLGLAGLLGEGVFNFGELLMHPVLESLRNTDRQWLIDTLYAFNSGNVEKFQALKTAWGQQPDLAANEAQLLRKIQLLCLMEMTFTRPANHRQLTFEEIAKSAKITVNEVELLVMKALSVGLVRGSIDEVDRRVHMTWVQPRVLDLQQIRGMKDRLELWCTDVRSMEMLVGHQAYDILT; from the exons ATGAAGGACGTACCGGGCTTCCTACAGCAGAGCCAGAGCTCCGGACCTGGCCAGGCCGCCGTGTGGCACCGTTTAGAGGAGCTGTACACGAAGAA GTTGTGGCATCAGCTGACACTTCAGGTGCTTGATTTTGTTCAGGACCCGTGCTTTGCCCAAGGAGATGGTCTCATTAAG CTTTACGACAACTTCATCAGTGAATTTGAGCACAG GGTGAACCCTCTGTCCCTGGTGGAGATCATTCTTCATGTCGTCAGACAGATGACGG ATCCAAACGTGGCTCTCACTTTTCTGGAAAAGACTCGAGAAAAG GTGAAAAGCAGCGATGAGGCAGTGATCCTGTGTAAGACAGCAATTGGAGCGCTAAAATTAAACATCGGGGACCTGCAGGTTACAAAG GAGACAATAGAGGATGTTGAAGAAATGCTCAACAACCTGCCTGGCGTGACATCTGTCCACAGCCGCTTCTACGACCTGTCCAGTAAATACTACCAGACTATCGGGAACCATGCCGCCTATTACAAGGATGCCCTGCGGTTTCTGGGCTGCATCGACATTAAGGACCTGCCAG TGTCGGAGCAGCAGGAGAGAGCTTTCACTCTGGGGCTCGCAGGACTGCTTGGTGAAGGAGTGTTTAACTTTGGAGAGCTC CTCATGCACCCCGTCCTGGAGTCGCTGAGGAACACGGACCGGCAGTGGCTCATTGACACCCTCTATGCCTTCAACAGTGGCAACGTCGAGAAGTTCCAAGCCCTGAAGACCGCCTGGGGCCAGCAG CCCGACTTAGCTGCCAACGAAGCCCAGCTCCTGAGGAAAATCCAGCTGCTGTGCCTCATGGAG atgactTTCACACGGCCTGCCAACCACAGACAGCTCACTTTTGAGGAAATTGCCAAAAGTGCCAAGATTACTGTGAATGAG gtggagctgctggtgatgAAGGCGCTGTCAGTGGGGCTGGTGAGGGGCAGCATTGACGAGGTGGACAGGCGTGTGCACATGACCTGGGTGCAGCCCCGCGTGCTGGACCTACAGCAG ATCAGGGGCATGAAGGACCGCCTGGAGCTCTGGTGCACGGATGTGCGGAGCATGGAGATGCTGGTGGGGCACCAAGCCTAC